One region of Vigna angularis cultivar LongXiaoDou No.4 chromosome 10, ASM1680809v1, whole genome shotgun sequence genomic DNA includes:
- the LOC108334908 gene encoding uncharacterized mitochondrial protein AtMg00810-like gives MKNECWQKAIESELLALEENQTWDIVSYPSSVKPLGSKFVFSIKLRSDDSIDRYKARLVVLGNKQEYGLAYDETFAPVAKMTTVCTILALATSKSWPLHQMDVKNAFLHGDLKEEVYITLPGGMSTLSPIWIEVGPKSIVVLLVYVDDIVVTRSDQDVISRIKQMLHSNFHMKGLGYLNYFLGLEVHYHPEGIFVNQHKYIQDLVQLAGLSNSTFVDTPMEVNVKYRRHEEELLDNPTQYRKLVGSLIYVTITRLDISFAVHTVSKFMQSPRHFHFSVVQRIIKYLLGTSSRGLFFPGNSSLQLQAYNDADWAGYPDTRRSTTGWCMFLGMLLFHGNLGLSQAQPTPLHADNTSAIQIAANQFTTNGRNTSRSIVTLSKKRMIVESSIYHMSQHPFK, from the exons ATGAAGAATGAATGTTGGCAAAAAGCTATTGAAAGCGAACTTCTCGCCTTGGAAGAAAATCAGACATGGGATATAGTGTCATACCCTTCATCTGTTAAACCCTTAGGCAGCAAGTTTGTGTTCTCTATAAAGTTGCGTTCGGATGACTCCATAGACCGTTACAAGGCGCGACTGGTTGTGCTTGGAAATAAGCAAGAGTATGGCCTAGCCTATGACGAGACTTTTGCTCCAGTTGCCAAGATGACCACTGTGTGCACTATCCTTGCTCTTGCTACATCCAAATCTTGGCCAttacatcaaatggatgtcaaaAATGCATTCCTCCATGGTGACCTTAAGGAGGAAGTTTACATCACACTTCCTGGTGGTATGTCGACCCTCTCCCCAATATGGATTGAAGTAGGCCCCAAGA GCATCGTCGTACTTCTtgtttatgtggatgacattGTGGTCACTCGTTCTGATCAAGATGTTATTTCTAGAATCAAACAAATGCTGCATTCAAATTTTCACATGAAAGGGTTAGGATATCTCAATTATTTCTTGGGTTTAGAGGTGCATTACCATCCTGAAGGCATTTTCGTAAACcaacataaatatattcaagATTTGGTCCAACTAGCGGGACTCAGTAATTCTACCTTTGTTGACACTCCAATGGAAGTTAATGTTAAATATAGGCGACATGAAGAAGAGCTTCTTGACAATCCCACTCAATATCGGAAACTAGTTGGTAGTCTCATCTATGTGACCATCACTCGTCTTGATATTTCTTTTGCTGTACACACTGTTAGTAAGTTCATGCAATCTCCACGACACTTTCATTTTTCAGTCGTGCAACGTATCATTAAATATCTCCTTGGAACTTCAAGTCGTGGTTTATTCTTTCCTGGTAATTCATCTCTTCAACTCCAAGCTTATAATGACGCTGATTGGGCTGGCTATCCAGACACTAGGAGATCAACTACTGGCTGGTGTATGTTCCTAGGAATGCTCCTATTTCATGGAAAT CTTGGATTGTCTCAAGCACAACCAACTCCACTGCATGCTGATAACACCAGTGCCATACAGATTGCAGCAAATCAGTTTACCACAAACGGACGAAACACATCGAGGTCGATTGTCACTCTATCCAAGAAGCGTATGATCGTAGAGTCATCAATCTACCACATGTCTCAACATCCGTTCAAATAG